One part of the Calypte anna isolate BGI_N300 chromosome 12, bCalAnn1_v1.p, whole genome shotgun sequence genome encodes these proteins:
- the LOC103533150 gene encoding aminoacylase-1 isoform X3, with protein MAPGKHGKSTGPSEDPSVTLFREYLRIDTVHPKPDYDAAIQFLERVGTELGLACQKVEVCQGRVVLILTWQGTNPRLRSILLNSHTDVVPVFEEHWTYPPFEAVKDSQGNIYARGAQDMKCVSIQYLEAVRRLKAEGKCFARTIHITFVPGLASPSDTYSVFYGEKSPWWIKVKCMGSPGHGSRFISNTAAEKMHKVISSFLAFRESEKQRLKSDSSLTLGDVTSLNLTMLEGGVSFNVVPSEMAAGFDIRIPPTVDLKAFEDQVAAWCRDAGDGVTYEFHQKCMDQHVTSTEESDPWWKAFSGAFRDMKLQLKLEIFPAATDSRYIRAAGHPAIGFSPMNRTPVLLHDHNEFLNEQVFLRGIDIYARLLSALASVPPLPAEG; from the exons ATGCAGCTATCCAGTTTCTGGAGCGTGTTGGCACTGAACTGGGCTTGGCCTGCCAGAAAGTTGAG GTGTGCCAGGGCCGTGTGGTGCTGATCCTGACCTGGCAGGGCACGAACCCCCGCCTGCGCTCCATCCTCCTCAACTCCCACACCGATGTTGTTCCTGTCTTCGAG gaACACTGGACCTACCCACCCTTCGAGGCTGTTAAGGACTCGCAAGGCAACATCTATGCCCGGGGTGCCCAGGACATGAAATGTGTCTCCATCCA GTACCTTGAGGCTGTCCGGAGACTGAAGGCAGAGGGGAAGTGTTTTGCTCGCACCATCCACATCACCTTTGTGCCTG GCCTGGCCAGCCCATCTGACACCTACAGCGTCTTCTATGGTGAGAAGAGCCCATGGT GGATAAAGGTGAAGTGCATGGGTAGTCCTGGGCATGGGTCCCGCTTCATCAGCAACACAGCAGCTGAGAAGATG CACAAAGTCATCAGCTCCTTCCTGGCCTTCAGGGAGAGTGAGAAGCAGAG GCTCAAATCCGACTCAAGCCTGACCCTAGGGGATGTCACCTCCCTCAACTTGACCATGCTGGAGGGAGGTGTCTCCTTCAATGTGGTGCCCTCTGAGATGGCAGCCGGCTTCGATATCCGCATCCCTCCTACCGTAGATCTGAAG GCCTTTGAGGACCAGGTGGCTGCATGGTGCCGGGATGCTGGGGATGGTGTCACCTATGAATTCCACCAG AAATGCATGGACCAACATGTCACCTCCACTGAGGAGTCAGACCCATGGTGGAAAGCCTTCAGTGGGGCCTTCAGGGACAT GAAGCTACAGCTCAAACTCGAGATCTTCCCAGCTGCCACCGACAGCCGCTACATCCGAGCG gcaggACACCCCGCGATCGGCTTCTCACCCATGAACCGCACCCCAGTGCTGCTCCACGACCACAACGAGTTCCTCAATGAGCAAGTTTTCCTGCGGGGCATCGACATCTACGCCCGCCTCCTGTCCGCCCTGGCATCCGTGCCCCCACTGCCCGCTGAGGGCTGA
- the LOC103533150 gene encoding aminoacylase-1 isoform X1, whose amino-acid sequence MAPGKHGKSTGPSEDPSVTLFREYLRIDTVHPKPDYDAAIQFLERVGTELGLACQKVEVCQGRVVLILTWQGTNPRLRSILLNSHTDVVPVFEEHWTYPPFEAVKDSQGNIYARGAQDMKCVSIQYLEAVRRLKAEGKCFARTIHITFVPDEEVGGHKGMEMFVQCPEFRALNVGFALDEGLASPSDTYSVFYGEKSPWWIKVKCMGSPGHGSRFISNTAAEKMHKVISSFLAFRESEKQRLKSDSSLTLGDVTSLNLTMLEGGVSFNVVPSEMAAGFDIRIPPTVDLKAFEDQVAAWCRDAGDGVTYEFHQKCMDQHVTSTEESDPWWKAFSGAFRDMKLQLKLEIFPAATDSRYIRAAGHPAIGFSPMNRTPVLLHDHNEFLNEQVFLRGIDIYARLLSALASVPPLPAEG is encoded by the exons ATGCAGCTATCCAGTTTCTGGAGCGTGTTGGCACTGAACTGGGCTTGGCCTGCCAGAAAGTTGAG GTGTGCCAGGGCCGTGTGGTGCTGATCCTGACCTGGCAGGGCACGAACCCCCGCCTGCGCTCCATCCTCCTCAACTCCCACACCGATGTTGTTCCTGTCTTCGAG gaACACTGGACCTACCCACCCTTCGAGGCTGTTAAGGACTCGCAAGGCAACATCTATGCCCGGGGTGCCCAGGACATGAAATGTGTCTCCATCCA GTACCTTGAGGCTGTCCGGAGACTGAAGGCAGAGGGGAAGTGTTTTGCTCGCACCATCCACATCACCTTTGTGCCTG ATGAGGAGGTGGGTGGACACAAGGGCATGGAGATGTTTGTGCAGTGCCCCGAGTTCAGAGCACTCAACGTGGGCTTCGCCCTGGACGAGG GCCTGGCCAGCCCATCTGACACCTACAGCGTCTTCTATGGTGAGAAGAGCCCATGGT GGATAAAGGTGAAGTGCATGGGTAGTCCTGGGCATGGGTCCCGCTTCATCAGCAACACAGCAGCTGAGAAGATG CACAAAGTCATCAGCTCCTTCCTGGCCTTCAGGGAGAGTGAGAAGCAGAG GCTCAAATCCGACTCAAGCCTGACCCTAGGGGATGTCACCTCCCTCAACTTGACCATGCTGGAGGGAGGTGTCTCCTTCAATGTGGTGCCCTCTGAGATGGCAGCCGGCTTCGATATCCGCATCCCTCCTACCGTAGATCTGAAG GCCTTTGAGGACCAGGTGGCTGCATGGTGCCGGGATGCTGGGGATGGTGTCACCTATGAATTCCACCAG AAATGCATGGACCAACATGTCACCTCCACTGAGGAGTCAGACCCATGGTGGAAAGCCTTCAGTGGGGCCTTCAGGGACAT GAAGCTACAGCTCAAACTCGAGATCTTCCCAGCTGCCACCGACAGCCGCTACATCCGAGCG gcaggACACCCCGCGATCGGCTTCTCACCCATGAACCGCACCCCAGTGCTGCTCCACGACCACAACGAGTTCCTCAATGAGCAAGTTTTCCTGCGGGGCATCGACATCTACGCCCGCCTCCTGTCCGCCCTGGCATCCGTGCCCCCACTGCCCGCTGAGGGCTGA
- the LOC103533150 gene encoding aminoacylase-1 isoform X2 codes for MMQLSSFWSVLALNWAWPARKLRWDPGDILIPQVCQGRVVLILTWQGTNPRLRSILLNSHTDVVPVFEEHWTYPPFEAVKDSQGNIYARGAQDMKCVSIQYLEAVRRLKAEGKCFARTIHITFVPDEEVGGHKGMEMFVQCPEFRALNVGFALDEGLASPSDTYSVFYGEKSPWWIKVKCMGSPGHGSRFISNTAAEKMHKVISSFLAFRESEKQRLKSDSSLTLGDVTSLNLTMLEGGVSFNVVPSEMAAGFDIRIPPTVDLKAFEDQVAAWCRDAGDGVTYEFHQKCMDQHVTSTEESDPWWKAFSGAFRDMKLQLKLEIFPAATDSRYIRAAGHPAIGFSPMNRTPVLLHDHNEFLNEQVFLRGIDIYARLLSALASVPPLPAEG; via the exons ATGCAGCTATCCAGTTTCTGGAGCGTGTTGGCACTGAACTGGGCTTGGCCTGCCAGAAAGTTGAG ATGGGACCCAGGTGACATCCTCATCCCACAGGTGTGCCAGGGCCGTGTGGTGCTGATCCTGACCTGGCAGGGCACGAACCCCCGCCTGCGCTCCATCCTCCTCAACTCCCACACCGATGTTGTTCCTGTCTTCGAG gaACACTGGACCTACCCACCCTTCGAGGCTGTTAAGGACTCGCAAGGCAACATCTATGCCCGGGGTGCCCAGGACATGAAATGTGTCTCCATCCA GTACCTTGAGGCTGTCCGGAGACTGAAGGCAGAGGGGAAGTGTTTTGCTCGCACCATCCACATCACCTTTGTGCCTG ATGAGGAGGTGGGTGGACACAAGGGCATGGAGATGTTTGTGCAGTGCCCCGAGTTCAGAGCACTCAACGTGGGCTTCGCCCTGGACGAGG GCCTGGCCAGCCCATCTGACACCTACAGCGTCTTCTATGGTGAGAAGAGCCCATGGT GGATAAAGGTGAAGTGCATGGGTAGTCCTGGGCATGGGTCCCGCTTCATCAGCAACACAGCAGCTGAGAAGATG CACAAAGTCATCAGCTCCTTCCTGGCCTTCAGGGAGAGTGAGAAGCAGAG GCTCAAATCCGACTCAAGCCTGACCCTAGGGGATGTCACCTCCCTCAACTTGACCATGCTGGAGGGAGGTGTCTCCTTCAATGTGGTGCCCTCTGAGATGGCAGCCGGCTTCGATATCCGCATCCCTCCTACCGTAGATCTGAAG GCCTTTGAGGACCAGGTGGCTGCATGGTGCCGGGATGCTGGGGATGGTGTCACCTATGAATTCCACCAG AAATGCATGGACCAACATGTCACCTCCACTGAGGAGTCAGACCCATGGTGGAAAGCCTTCAGTGGGGCCTTCAGGGACAT GAAGCTACAGCTCAAACTCGAGATCTTCCCAGCTGCCACCGACAGCCGCTACATCCGAGCG gcaggACACCCCGCGATCGGCTTCTCACCCATGAACCGCACCCCAGTGCTGCTCCACGACCACAACGAGTTCCTCAATGAGCAAGTTTTCCTGCGGGGCATCGACATCTACGCCCGCCTCCTGTCCGCCCTGGCATCCGTGCCCCCACTGCCCGCTGAGGGCTGA